The Sminthopsis crassicaudata isolate SCR6 chromosome 5, ASM4859323v1, whole genome shotgun sequence genome contains the following window.
TGTTGCTTGAACAATAcaatatttaatttccaattgtctTTTGTTCATCTTTCCTTGGCTTTTtagtgaatgtaatttttattgcatcattgtctgaaaaggaatcattttacatttcttcttttcaccatttgattgtaaggtttttatgATCAGTTGATATCACCTCATTGTTTGGAACTCAACTGAAAAACACGAATGCCAAAATTTCCaatgggaaaatataaattgtttttaaaaggttgtttaattagtgaaataaaaatatcattttgtaattctttttagcTTCATTTTGGACATTCTGTCTACAGAAAGTCTACATACAAATCAGATTTGAAAATTCATTGAGCCATACTTTGATGTTTTCTTAGCATATCTCCTGAGAGACACAGGAAGCCATTGTCTTTGGTGGAACATGTCAATTAAGAGAGGCCAACCAGGGTGTGAACTCAGAAACTTCACGGCTTCTCCCAAGAAGAAGAGTTAACAGACAGTATTTCAGGATTCCAAGCCTGGGGAATTTACACCTTCAGTGGGAGGGCCTAAGAGGTGAGGCTATTTCCTATAAAAGGAGAGCATCTTCTTGCTCAGAAGCACTGCCTTCATTGTAAGAGAAGTATCTTCCTCTGGCTGCTGCAGACTAGAAGCAATTGGGGAGAGGACAATGGCTGCTACTGTggaaattctgaagaaaatgcAGAGTAAGATCACCTGTAGTATCTGCAGGGACTACTTCTGTGATCCTGTCACCATTGGGTGTGGGCACAACTTTTGCCAAGCTTGTATCTCCTTCAGCTGGAGAATTAGAGCCCCAGCTTTTTCCTGTCCTGAATGCAAGCAAGTGTCCCAGGACAGGGAGATCCCACTAGTGAACAGGCGCCTAGCAGAGTTGACTGAGCTGGGCAAACAGTTCAGCTCCAAACTTTTGGAGAGCACTGAAGAACAGAGCCAGTGTGAAACTCACAAGAAACCCTTGAAGAACTTTTGTGAAGAGGATCTGACAGCACTGTGTGTGACATGTTGTGAAACCCCAGAGCATGGGGCTCACAAGATCTCCTCTATACAAGAAGCTGCTCAGAAATACAGGAGGGAGCTCCAGCACCTTCAGATTCGCTTGGGGAAACATTTGGAGGAAGATGAAGAACTTCATAGTCTGAGGGGGAGTCCTGTTTGTGAGTGGCTATATTTGTTTCGCCTTGAAAAAAGTAAAGTACACACTcttctggaggaagaagaatccCGAAGTCTTCAAAGATGTAAACAACAGGAAAAGGCCAGGAGGGACAGACTAAAAGAGTACGGGAAAAGTCTGAAGGACCTCATGCTAGAGCTGAAGGAAACACGCCACCGACTCAATCTGGATCTGCTGCAGGATGCCAAGCAGCTGCTGGGAAGGTGTGAGGCTGTGTTGGCCCAAAGGGCCCAGGCTGTCATCCCAGTTCTGGAAGAATATTACACTCCTGGCCTGATAAAGATACTCTACAAATTCAAAGTGGATCTCACCATGGATCCCACATCAGCTGATTCCTCTGTGACTGTTTCAGAGGATCTCAAGAGTGCCAAGGCTGGAGAAGGCTGGCAGGTGGAGACCAAGTTTCCTGATGACTTCCCCCGCCATTATGTCTTTGCTAAGCAGTCCTTCACCTTAGGTGACCAGTACTGGGTGGTGGATGTGACTCAACTCTCCCAGTGGACCTTGGGGATCTACACCCCACGCATGAGGACCTTTGAAGGAATGGAGGTGGATTCTGCTGTGATTCTGCTGCACTGTGTCAAGAAGGAAGGGGAATACTATTTACAGACATATCCTGGATCATTGAACCATCGAGTAAAAGGCCCTCTACCTTTGATTGGAGTGTACCTGCATGGTATGCCTGGCACTGTTGTCTTTTATAATGTTCTGCAGGGCACCCTCATTTACAGGTTCAGTCTTTTGATCTTCAAAGGGCCTGTTACTCCCGTATTTTCCCCTGGTCCTCCGCTTCCAGGAACAAACCCAGGTACCATGACTCTCTTTCCTGCAGACTCTCATCCATGTGCTTGCTGCTATTCACGTGGCTGAGCATTTGTTTCTTCAGGGAGGAATTCTCACCAGTTTCCAGGACTGAACACCTTACATTTTCAAACACTCTTTGCAAGAGAAGAAGAATCACCTACTCACTGATGAAGAACAGACTTCATGGTCATCAACTGGAGACCAGATTTCTACCCTGTAAACTGGCTTGAATTTTCTCATTCCCAGCCCCCCTGGAATTTCAGTAACCTCCTTTGTAATCTATTTGatgtcaaatgaaataaatgtcaCCTTTTATTTAggattatttttgtcattattctttcattttgtttctttgcaaaactttgcaaAGCTCGGGTTCAATAACTTGTCCAGCATCGCAGAGTTATTAAGTGTTTCAGGACAGATTTGAAGGCAGAAAAATAAGACTTCCTGACTAGAGACTggtattttatatcttttgtctACCTCATTGCCTCCTTTATGCACATCAGAAATGAAATCACTTCAATTATTTCCGAATAATCATTAGATTTCTTGCCAAGAATTCTTAATACCATGGGATACATTTCCCTTGGCACCACTGGCCATCTGCATATCCGAGATTGGGAACACCTGATGGCATATGGGTTGTACATATAGGATGAATATATATGGTGGCGAGAATGGAAATTTAAGGGAAACTAACTCTTAACTGCCTCTTCCAGATATGTATGAATCTGAGTAGAATTTTCTAGGtacaattttgtaaaaaaaataaattcacttcCCTATCATTAATTTGTTTTGAAATCTTAAGTATCTACCATTGGAACAAAGACATGATGTGCATATGCCATCACTCCTGGTACAGTGCTTCTTGTTCTCCTTCCATTTGGGTCCCAGCACTAATGCAAAGAGTGAGCACTCCTAAGTGCTGGGAGACAAATAAACCCCTGTTTTCTGGGAGCTGAATCTTTGGGTCTCTCAGGAGCTCCTTGGAAACATGGAGTTTCTTGACGATGATGGTTCTGCTGCTGCTACTCTTGCTGTTGTTGCAGtcaagaggaggaaaatgaaagcaATAGAGGAGGCTCTTTACCTGCTTCATGGACAAAGGAGAAGATGGACAAGGAAGAACAGTAAAAAGCAATGTTTCCATCTCTGTTAGGGATAGAAATAActcataaaatatgaaatattccaGAATCATCAGAGCAAACCTAGAATCAAGGATGCCCAGAGTCCTTTGATCTAAGCCGAATTTTGCCTTTAGCTTCTGAGGAAGTACAGAGGTTAGATGTTTGCTTCGGGTCACAGAGGTAGAAACTGAATCCCATTCTCAGAATTCCAAGTTTAACACTCTAAACATTAGGCCATGTTGCTTCACATGAGAGATGCAGTGGAAAGGAACAAGCAAGGTTTAAATACTCTCCTGTTTTGCATTTAGTTGTGTCATTTTTAGGAATGTCATTTCACATCTATGTATCTAGGAAAACATTTAGAGACCCTCAGTCCCAGAGGAGGACCTTattactgtgtatgatgttctcttctctaaaatataatcattctctgggagcaaggttcttgggggcttctggaggcagccttagtttcagttcagttcaataagcccaaatgcagtcaggagttaagtccaaatcctttattgtgtccttcaaagtcttttctcttttcctgaggCCTGGCTAGCTTTAGTGGAgacctgtctctctccttggttccaagagctccttGCAAATGTCTCCAAATGCAGAAGTTTGTTCTTCAGCCTCCacccagcacaaaggtggaagttggaatgaatctaacTCTGCCTCCCAGAGTGGGATTGTGgatttctgacttgtgaatctcccagaagtccaagagtgggcttgtcctcttcttatatatgctctcttaaaggtgtagAGTTTAATGTGTGAGCtcctctaaaggtgtgaatgaaATACCTAAGCATtatagcaccttgtttcaagttctgcccCAGAACCACTGTGGGTAGGGAAAGTGGGAAAATTCCTTGCCTTGATGGGCCTGCATCATCAATCCAGCTAGCATCTGCATCCAATCTCATAGGATCtttgaagatttgcaaagtgcttttcattTGTGGCCTCACAGGATCCCGAACACAACTCAGTCAGAGTGGAGTTTTTCCATTTCATAGCAGAGGAGACTGAGGGTGAGTGATTAAAGGATCATGCCCAGATAGTAAATGCTGGGACAGGATCCAGCTCAGGTCCGTTTTTCCAGAGCAACTATCTATCCACTGCAGCGGGTTTTAAAAAGTGCTGCTTCATTTTACCATCTGGGACCTGGTGATATTGAACTAGAAGCCCTCTGAGACTCTTCATTAATATCAGGAAGTGAGAAAGcccatgtgaagttatgcaaaacatttccttaaaaatcACTTTGCAAAAGAAACCAGATCTGCATCCCCTGCCAAAAAACCATCAATACAAAAAGAAAGTTAACATAAAAGCATACTTCTGGCTGTATTCATCTATGACCAATTCTTTCTCCAGGTAagattagcatttttcatctgaaaTCCTTCAGAATAATATCAGATCATTTCATTGTGGAGAATAAGGAAATTATTCAATGCTGTTCATCCCtgaactttgctattattataaagccttttcatttcactttgctggAGTTCATTGAggactttccatgtttttctgatagcatcctgctcatcatttctcatagaaccaTCAAAATGTTTCTTAACTGCTTAATGTCTGAATATACTCATCCTTTATTCAACTAATGtgaccctcaatttccaaatcttcaCCCTGAGAAGGCAGTTGCTATAAACACTTTTATGCACATAGGTTCTCaacaaataaaaagcatttcCCTTAGGATTCATCCCCATTAGTGGTATTGTCACTTCAGAGGATATATGTgactatataatttttattcatagATTATATGTTTTTTTAGTTGGATTTCTATAATAATAGCGTTtctatttcaaaatacatgtaaagatggttttcaacattcccccttgcCATGCCttgtattctaaaattttctctccccctttctctttcctcccctacttagcaagtaatccaacatagatTAAGCAGTGCTGTAGTGTCCTACTTTCTAGAGGCCCCATGCTGGGTGCCAAAATGGAGTTTACTTTCTAGATTccccaaattggggtgccaaaaCATACTATCTtgattagctctctggaggatctcaggacccgccttggtcttagtggagaagagaaagaggcaggATGGTCTTTATTTCCAGTCCTCCCAGCCCTTAAATACATcagtataattacatcattacagcacactaagtacAGGCCAACTAgggaaccattatatcatcacagCACACtaagcaagtgctaactataagcaccctgctctTGAAATGTCAATGCCTCTTACTGTAAGTATCCTTTGCTTCAAGTTTCAAGTAGAAAACTGTTGTTCACACACTccttgacttctcaagaaggatgaaaacaccaaaggcaGGGGatcatgccctccttgacttctcaggaaaggtgagaacaccaaagagaagtggggagcCAAACCAAACATTTTCATTGTGTTCCCTCTTGGTGAAGGATCTTATGCCATACCCAGATTTCCCCCACTATCTGAAGACTTCTCCACAGTGCATTTCTAAATATCATACCATGTCTATCATACTGTATAAGAAAAAAacacatcaaaagggaaaaaatgagaaccaacaacaaaaataagataaaaatctcATGTTATGATCCACTTCAATTCCCATAGAGCTCTATGATGCAGaaagctctttccattacaagtctattacAATAGccatgaatcatctcattattgataAGAGCTAAGTCCATTTCAGTCGTAGATcatatcatttaatcatttagCTATTGggtaatgtttcttttttatttaaattttacccAGTTTGCTATATGTTTGAGAAGTGAggctttcatcagagaaattctcttcaaaattcttttcctaattacaATTTCTAACAGTATTTCCctagttcatttttatttctttccttcaatgCTGTTCCCTCTCAAAAGCCTCTGAATAATCCCTCCCCAGTTTACCTGctcttctttctctactcttttcttatccttttcccctCCAATTTTCCTGCACAGTAAGATACACATATAATGATTTtatgtgttatttttattttgagccaattctgaggaGTTTAAGGTACACTCACTCcctctcctttacttctcttccccttcactgcaaattatttttcttacctCTTCTGTGGAAGATAATTTAAACCATTTCAccttttcctctttgtcttttgctccttccatttctctctcactctctgatGTTATTTTCTGTTTATCCATATTATGTGTTTATATGCAACTCACCCCTATGCCAATTATGCGtatactcagacacacacacacacacacatatatatacttctAATTTCCATAATAACAAGAAAGTTATTATGAGTTACAAATAGTATTTTCTCCCTGTTGGAATGACCTTgtttatgatttctttatttattatttaggcTTAAGATTACTGATTACATCCCTAAtacttcttttgagttttgtatttgaatatcAGATTCTCTATTCAGCTCAAGTCTTTTCATGATAAATCcttgaaaatcttttatttcattgaatagccACATTTCTTCAGGTTTGATATTTCTGAGATTTAACattctgggatctctttcaacACGTGATATCTGGATTCTTtagatttccatttttccttctggttctagaatatgagcacagtttttcttgataatttctagaaAGATGGTGACAAGACTCTTTTTTATCATTACATTCAGGTAGagcaatatctttttttaaaattgttttattttttcgaTTGAGAAATGATTTGTACTCTTGTCAATTTGacacaattatttatatattttagaaatgattccTTTGTAATAAACACTGTCTATAAATTTTGCCCACCAATTTGGTGTTTCCCATTTAAACTTGATAGTCTCGGTTTTGCTGTGCATTTTGTATCTCAtagtgttctctagttcttctttgggcaaCATTTCTcttagaggtagactatcccttgatCTCCTAAGTTGCCACTGGTATCACCTTCCTTCCCCAAATCCCATATAGAGTTTGACCTTTTGTGAGATATGGACCTATGCTAATTCCCTTACATCTTATTTGTCAGTGTTCCTAGCTGCTTCTGTGAAATAATGAATTGgtatccctgaaggtggagtatTTGATAATTACtacattactatagtcattgattaatatgtaatttttatctAAACTATTCATTTGATCCACCCATtgtttcttagccagcaccatATGATTTGATGacaattgctttataatataattttttttagtctttttttttttaattatagctttttattgacagaacataatcatgggtaatttttacaccattgttccttgcactcacttctgttacaacttttcccatcccaccctccacattcttttcaattgtttcatttctttggttttgtttgactacctcttggtttctccttgagtcattcatttctacttgttcgagtctaattttcaatgatgtattttcttcattcactttttaatatctttttgtaattgtccaattgtgtttttaagtgagtttttttttcttctatggaatttttttccattttattttttagagaactgatttctttatccagctcactaatcctgttttccttggagttgtttatcttttccagctcactaatcctgtttttcttggagttgtttgccttttctaattcactaattttatttctcaatgatttgatctctttatccactctggataacttctccaggctctctttccaagcttccctttccttttcccatttctcttctagctctcttgtgagagcctttttgatttcctctctgagattcttttgtattgaggagcagctcatatcccccttaagggattcctctggggacagtctgtttttagtctcctcagtatttgaagtctgctctctcacCCTACAGAAGCTGCCAATGGtaagagcccttttgaattttttgttcattttgtcaagatcaggatttgaagaaaacaaattgagtaGATAAACAATAAGTCtggttttggggggatggggctggatggtgttaatgggcttcctctacagactgggggtagggcagcagagagccactaacaggcaagtgatggctgcactgagtctgtgctctgaggctctgagaacgggCTGATTCAGTCCAGGTGGGGTTTGGGTGTGGCCGGTTCCTAGCGACTCtaactttccagggttttaatcttcacttccggtgtttacaccctctctgctgctccctataacataattttaattgtggtacagctagaccactgttatttgtatttttttttttttatcatatctcttaatattcttgatcttttgttctttttctaaatttgttGCTAGCATGTGAactcattgatctcctcttttgTTATTGTGTTCATATAAGTATTTAGAGTTATATTTCCACTGATTTCATTACATCTCAAAGGTTTTCATATGCTGTCTTATTAGTGCCATTCagtggatgaaattattgatagaCTTAATGACTTGTTGCTTGAGCAATAcaata
Protein-coding sequences here:
- the LOC141543295 gene encoding E3 ubiquitin-protein ligase TRIM17-like produces the protein MAATVEILKKMQSKITCSICRDYFCDPVTIGCGHNFCQACISFSWRIRAPAFSCPECKQVSQDREIPLVNRRLAELTELGKQFSSKLLESTEEQSQCETHKKPLKNFCEEDLTALCVTCCETPEHGAHKISSIQEAAQKYRRELQHLQIRLGKHLEEDEELHSLRGSPVCEWLYLFRLEKSKVHTLLEEEESRSLQRCKQQEKARRDRLKEYGKSLKDLMLELKETRHRLNLDLLQDAKQLLGRCEAVLAQRAQAVIPVLEEYYTPGLIKILYKFKVDLTMDPTSADSSVTVSEDLKSAKAGEGWQVETKFPDDFPRHYVFAKQSFTLGDQYWVVDVTQLSQWTLGIYTPRMRTFEGMEVDSAVILLHCVKKEGEYYLQTYPGSLNHRVKGPLPLIGVYLHGMPGTVVFYNVLQGTLIYRFSLLIFKGPVTPVFSPGPPLPGTNPGTMTLFPADSHPCACCYSRG